From Sinorhizobium sp. B11:
GGGCACGCACCGTGAGGTCCACCACACGATGAACAGGCACGATACGCTCCAGCTGCGCCTTGATCTGCTCCAGGACCTGCGGCGTGCCGCGCGTCACGACGGTGATGCGCGACAGATGCGCTGCATGCTCCGTCTCGGAAACCGTGAGGCTTTCGATATTGTAGCCGCGGCCGGAAAACAGGCCGATCACGCGGGCGAGAACGCCCGGTTCGTTATCGACGAGCACCGAGAGCGTATGGTTCTCGACGGCCGCCGTTTCCGGAGAGATGAAATAGGCAGAGCCGGTGGGTTGAAGGTGTGCGTTCATAATCCTGGGGTTCCTACCTATCTGTTCTTATACGAGCTGACGGCCCTTGGCGTCGATCGCGTTGGCGACCGCCTCGTCCGTGGCTTCGTCTGGCAGCAGCATTTCATTATGCGCCTTGCCCGAGGGGATCATCGGGAAGCAGTTGGCGAGATTGGCAACGCGGCAATCGACGATGACCGGCTTCTTGACATCGATCATCTCCTGGATCGTCGCATCGAGATCGTCAGGCTTTTCGCAGCGCAGGCCGACCGCGCCATAGGCTTCGGCGAGCTTCACGAAGTCGGGCATCGCTTCCGTATAGGAGTTGGACAGGCGGTTGCCATGCAAGAGCTGCTGCCACTGGCGCACCATGCCCATGTACTGGTTGTTCATGATGAAGATCTTGATCGGCGCATTGTGCTGGATCGCCGCCGACATTTCCTGGATGCACATCTGGATCGAGGCATCGCCGGCAATGTCGATGACGAGGCTCTCCGGATGGGCGATCTGGACGCCGAGGGCTGCCGGCAGGCCGTAACCCATCGTGCCGAGGCCACCCGAAGTCATCCAGCGGTTCGGATGCTCGAATCCGTAGAACTGGGCTGCCCACATCTGGTGCTGGCCGACTTCGGTCGTGATGTAGGTGTCGCGATCCTTGGTCAGTTCATAGAGACGTTCCAGCGCATATTGCGGCATGATCACGTCGTTGCTCTTGGTATAGGCGAAGGAATTGCGCGCGCGCCAGCGGGCGATATCGGCCCACCACGCGTCCAGGCGTCCCTTCTCCGGCTTCTTCGGCAGCGCCCGCCACAGGCGGATCATGTCTTCCAGGACATTGCCGACATCGCCGCGGATGCCGAGATCGACGCGAACGTTCTTGTTGATCGAAGACGGATCGATGTCGATATGGATCTTCTTGGAATTCGGCGAGAAGGCATTCAGGCGGCCGGTGATGCGGTCGTCGAAGCGTGCGCCGATGCAGACCATGACGTCGCAATCATGCATCGCCATGTTGGCTTCGTAGGAGCCGTGCATGCCGAGCATCTTCAGCCAGTTCTTGCCTGAGGCCGGATAGGCGCCGAGGCCCATCAGAGTCGAGGTGATCGGGAAATCCGTCAGCTCGACGAGTTCGCGCAGCATGCGGGAAGCTTCCGGGCCGGAATTGACGACGCCGCCGCCCGTATAGAGGATCGGCCTGCGGGCATTCGCCATCAGCTCGATTGCTGCGTGAATCTGGTTAATGTCGCCCTGAACTTTCGGCTGGTAGCTCTTCTGGATCGCGTGATCGGCCGGCGGCGTGTAGGTACCGGTGGCGAACTGAACATCCTTCGGAATATCGACGACGACGGGACCGGGGCGGCCGGACTGCGCAATGCGGAAGGCTTCATGGATGACGGCGGCGAGCTCGTTGACATCCTTGACCAGCCAGTTGTGCTTGGTGCAGGGGCGCGTGATGCCGACGGTGTCGCATTCCTGGAAGGCGTCCGAACCGATGAGCGAGGTGGGAACCTGGCCGGAGAGGCAGACGAGCGGAACCGAATCCATCAAGGCGTCCTGCAGCGGTGTCACGGCATTTGTGGCACCCGGACCTGACGTGACCAGCATGACGCCGACCTTGCCGGTGGAGCGGGCATAACCTTCGGCCGCATGGCCGGCACCCTGCTCATGGCGCACGAGGATATGCTTGATCTCTTCCTGCTGGAAGATCTCGTCATAGATCGGAAGAACCGCGCCGCCGGGATAGCCGAAGATGTGCTCGACACCATTATCCTTCAGCGCGCGGAGAACGATTTCCGCTCCCGTCATTCGATTGCTGTCCGCTTGATTGTCCGTGCTCGCCATGTATCTGTTCCGTTTGATGCTGAGGAGTTGAGGTTCGTGCCGGAAGCCCTGATTTCGGGCATAAAAAAAGGCCCCTGAGGAGCCTTCGTCTTGCGCATGGGTGGCTACCGCCGGATGGTTACACCATCCTGCCCATGCGCTTTCCCACCACGATAAGAACGTTCGAAATTGTCATGGGCGGAATTGATAGACAGAAAATTTCGCAGCGTCAACGCATTCCGCAATAAAAAATCCGCGGCCGGTCAGCCGATCACTTCTCCCATAGCCCGTCCAATTCTGGGGCTGAAGGATTTATTAAAGGATCGGTCATATCCTGTCCTTTACTGCGGGGAGTAACCCTTTGCTGAACAACGACATGATGACGACAGGCAAGGCAGGCGAACAGGATCGCCGCGATAGCCTTACGCCGGGGAACCGTTTCCTCGGGCGTGTCGTTGCGTGCAGCGGTTCGCGCGCCACCATCGCCGCCGTGGCGGAAGCCGGTGGCACCGATCTCACCGAACTATGGTCCGTCGGTCGGCTGATTTCGATCAGCGTCGGCAGGAATCGTGTCGTCGCCCTCGTCTTCTCCATGAATACCGGCAACCAGGGCTGGGGCGAAGGCCAGGACAATGTCTTCCGCATCGAGACGGAACTGCTCGGCGAAGTCCGCGTCGACGAAGACGGCCGCGAGGAATTCTCGACCGGCATTTCGTGTTATCCCCATCTCGGCGCCATCGCCCATCGTATCCGCGCCGCGGACCTGATGCGCATCTATGATGCCGGCAAGGGCGCCACCGCAGTCATCGGCAACCTGACACAGGATGAAAGCATCGAAGCGGCGATCCATGTGCCCTCGATGCTGTCGAAGCACTTCGCCGTGGTCGGCTCGACCGGTGTCGGCAAATCGACTGCCGTCTCGCTGCTCCTGCACAAGGCGATTGAGGCCGATCCGAAGCTGCGCGTGCTGATCCTCGATCCGCACAACGAATTTGCCGCCGCCTTCCCGAAACACGCCGTTACCATCGATACCGATACACTCGACCTGCCCTTCTGGCTGATGCGGCTCGAGGAATTCGCCGAAGTGGTCTTCCGCGGCCGCCCGCCGGTACCGGAAGAGCTCGACATGCTGCGCGATATCCTGCCGGAGGCCAAGCGCGCCTTCCGCGGCAGCGACAGTTCGCTTGTGCGCCGACAGACGGAAAAGAGCTCGATCACTGCCGATACGCCGGTGCCGTACCGCATCGCCGACCTGCTTGCTCTCATCGACGAGCGCATCGGCCGGCTGGAAGGCCGCACCGAAAAACCGTTCCTGCGCTCGCTGAAAATGCGCATCATCGCCGCGATCAACGATCCGCGCTACCACTTCATGTTCTCCAATAACACGATCAGCGACACGATCACGGAGACCATCGCGCAGATCTTCCGCATCCCCGGCGACAACAGGCCGATCTGCACCTTCCAGCTCGCCGGCATCCCCTCCGAAGTCGTCAATTCGGTCGCGTCCGTGCTCTGCCGCATGGCCTTCGAAATCGCGCTCTGGAGCGAAGGCGCCATTCACATGCTGGTCGTCTGCGAAGAGGCGCACCGCTATATACCCTCGGATCCGAACCTCGGCTTCGTTCCGACCCGCCAGGCGATTGCCCGCATTGCCAAGGAAGGCCGCAAATACGGCGTCTCGCTCGGCATCATCACCCAGCGCCCGGGAGAGCTCGACCAGACGATCCTGTCGCAGTGCTCGACACTCTTTGCCATGCGCCTCGCCAACGACCGCGACCAGGAAATCATCCGCTCGGCCATCCCCAATTCCTCGATCTCGACGACGAGCTTCATCTCCTCGATCGGAAATGGCGAGGCGATCGCCTTCGGTGAGGCGATCCGCGTGCCGATGCGCATGCGCTTCCTGCGCGTCGATGACAGCCTGCTGCCAAAGGCTCACAGTGCCACCAGCAAACATGCCGAGGAAGACCCGGACACCGTCGACCTGCGCCGCATCGTCACCCGCATGCGGGCGATCACATCAGGCCCCGATATTTCGACCTTCCAGCAGAGCTACAGCTCCGCGATGACGGATTACGAGCCGGACGAGGATTTCGAGGACGAGGACGCCGCCCAGCCCTACGCCGCTCCGTCGGCAACCGAGGCGCCGCTCGAGCCCTATCGGCCAGCACTCCTGCCACAGACCCGGGCCCCACTGCCCGAGCCTCCGCCGCTCTCGCCGCAAACCTCCATCGACGCGCGCCTGGAAGCGCTGCGCCGGGAAATGCGCCGCGACGAGCAGCCGAAGCCGGCCTTCGGCGAACAGACGTCACAGCCACGCCGCGAGGGTGGCATGTCACTGCGCGAAAGCATCCTGAAGAAGCCGCTGAGCAGCCTCTACAATAAGGATTGAGCGGTGGCTCAGTGAAAATAGGAGATTGCCTCGATCCGCATGGTCTCGTCTGCGACCGCCAGCTTTATCACGGTTGGCATGGTGAGGAGCTTCCACAATTCGTAACCGGACGTCCCAGAGAGATTCCCGAGGAAGCTGCAGAGAATGCGGCCGTGGGAAACAACGGTGCATCGCGTCGCTCCGTCCAGCTGCGAGGCAATATGGCTCAGACCGGCTCTGAATCGCGCTGCCGTTTCGGCATGGGAATCGCCCCAGACCCGGTTCTCCCGATCGCTGAAATAGCGCTCGACCGATATCGCGAAATCGTCGCTTGATATCCACGCCACTTTGTCGGCTCGATGCTCGCGAAACTCCTCGACAGCCGTCACCTCCAGGTGCGTCAACTGTCTTGCCGTCTGCATTGCCTTTGCTTCGGGGCTGCTGAAGACCAGTTCGGGCAATAGGCCTTTGAGAGATGCAGCCACGGTACGGCCAGCCTCGGTCAACGCCCAGGAGGCGGGAGGGCGCTCCGGATCGGGCATCGTCTCTGCATGGCGAACAAGATATATTTCACGCATTCCTGGAACACTTCATGTCAACCGCTCCCAGCTTTCATCCATCTGGTTGCGGAACCATGTCATCTGCCGCTTGGCATATTGCCGCGTGGCGGCCGCCCCGCGCTCGATCACCTCGCTGCGGCTCATCTCACTGCGCAGCATCGCCGCGATCTGCGATACACCGATCGCTTTCATGACAGGCATCTCGGCGGGAAGATCGAGCGCCAGCAGCGCCTTCACCTCTTCCTCTGCTCCCTGCTCCAGCATCTTCTCGAAACGGCCATTGATGCGCTGGTGCAGTACGGCGCGATCCGGCAGCACGACGATCTTGCGCGCCGTCTCGGGATCGACGATGACTGGCCCCGCCTGCCCCTGGAATTCGGCGATCGACTGGCCCGTCGCCTCGAAGACTTCAAGCGCCCGCACGATCCTCTGCCCGTCCTGCGGATTGAGGCTTCCGGCGACGGCGGGATCGGCCTTGGCAAGGTCCGCATAGAGAGCTTCCGGCCCCTGCTGCAGCAGTCGGCCCCGCAGCCGCTGGCGGATCGCCTCGGGGATGACAGGCATCTCCGAGAGCCCGCCTGTCAGCGCCTTGAAATAGAGACCGGTGCCGCCGACGAAGACCGGCAGCTTTCCCTCGGCGCGGATGCGCGGCAAGAGCGCCGTCACATCCCGCAGCCAGGCGCCCGTCGAATAGGCCTGCCCCGCCGGCACGTGACCGTAGAGATGGTGCGGCACGCCTTCCATATCTTCTTCCGAAGGCCGCGCAGTCAGCACCCTCAGCGTGTCATAGACCTGCATGCTGTCGGCGTTGATCACCACGCCGCCATGCTGTTTGGCCAGTTCCACAGCGAGCGCGGACTTGCCGCTGGCAGTCGGCCCGGTTATCAGGATCGCATTCAAAGTGCTCAGAAGGTTTTCCATCATGGCCCTCGTTGCCACGCTTGTTGCCAATCCGTCAAACCCCGTTCTTTCGCCCGCGATCGCCGAGCGCGCCGCCGACGCCGTCAAGTCATCGGGGCTCTACTGGCTGGCGGACGGTGTTGCCTGCGATATCGTGCTCGCGGACGGCTCCGACGGCCAGGCGGCCGAGGCCAGCCTGCACGCCGTAATCGCCGGCAACCCGATCGATCTCGTCATCCAGGAACAGGAAACCCGCCGCAAGAAGCTTTTGATCGCCGATATGGATTCCACCATGATCGGCCAGGAATGTATCGATGAACTCGCCGCCGAAGTCGGCCTCAAGGACAGGGTCGCGGCCATCACCGCCCGCGCCATGAACGGCGAGATCGCCTTCGAGCCGGCATTGCGCGAACGCGTCGCGCTCCTGAAGGGCCTGCCGATATCGGTCGTCGATGAAGTCATTGCCAAGCGCATCACGCTGACCCCGGGCGGCCCGGAACTGATCGCCACCATGAAATCGAAGGGCTATTACACCGCCCTCGTCTCCGGCGGCTTCACGGTCTTTACCAGCAAAATCGCCGCGACCCTCGGCTTCGACGAAAACCGCGCCAATATCCTGCTTGAGGAAGGCGGCGTCCTCTCCGGCTACGTCGCCGAACCCATTCTTGGCAAGCAGGCCAAGGTCGACGCCCTGAACGACATCGCCGCCCGTCTCGGCATCTCCCCTGAAGACGCCATTGCCGTCGGCGACGGCGCCAACGATCTCGGCATGCTGCATCTGGCCGGCTCCGGTGTCGCCTTGCACGCCAAACCGGCTGTCGCCGCTGAAGCAGGCATGCGGATCAACCACGGCGACCTGACGGCGCTGCTCTATATCCAGGGCTACCGCAAGACGGATTTCGTCACGGCTTGAGCGCAGCGAACCACATCTGAAAACAGAAAAGGAGCGGCTAGCCGCTCCTTTTTGATCTTCGGAACCGTATTCGAAGCCCTTACTCCATCGGCACGGCTACGAAGCGCAGATCGCCATTGGCAGCGGCGACCATCATCTGCGCATTGCGCCGGCCTTCCTGCTTCAGCGTCTGCACTTTCGTGGCAACCGCATCCGGCGACTTCATGAATTCCTGCGCCACTTCGACGATCACGTCGCCGGGCTTGAGACCCTTTTCGGCCGCAGCAGAACCCGGCGCGACCTCGGTCACGACGACACCGTCGACGCTTTCGGCGATGCCGAAGGCCTTGCGGGTTTCGGGGCTAAGCAGCGAGAGCGACAGGCCGAGCACGTGCTTTGGCGTAACCTGGCCTGGTGTCGCCTGATCCTGCCCCTTTTGATCTGGGCCCTTCTGATCCTGTCCTTGATCCTGCTGATGCGGATCCTGGCCGTCCGGCGCGGTCTGTCCCTGATCGCCGCCCTGATCCGGTTCGTCCATATCGTTGTTTTCGCCGGGATCGGGATTGATGACGCCGCCATCGCCGGAATTGTCGCCGGCAGCAGCCGCCTGGTCGCTGTCTTCGAGACGGCCGAGCGTCACCTTCACGGTCTGCTCCTTGCCGTCGCGCAGCACGATGACATCGACCTCCTTGCCGACAGGGCTTTCGGCGACCACGCGCGGCAGGTCGCGCATCTCGCTGACGACCTTGCCGTCGAATTTCAGGATGACATCGCCCGCCTTGATCGAACCATCATCGACAGGTCCGCCCTTGATGACCCCCGCAACCAGCGCGCCCTTGGCGCTGTCGAGGCCGAGGCTGTCGGCCACCTCGTCGGTGACGGGCTGGATGCGCACGCCGAGCCAGCCGCGGCGCGTCTCGCCATATTCGCGAAGCTGATCGACGACGCCGGAAGCAAGCTCCGACGGCACCGAGAAGCCGATGCCGATCGAGCCGCCCGAGGGAGAAATGATCGCCGTATTGATGCCGATCACCTCACCCTTCATGTTGAAGAGCGGACCGCCCGAATTGCCCTTGTTGATCGCCGCATCCGTCTGGATGAAATTGTCATAGGGGCCGGCATTGATGTTGCGGCCGCGGCCCGAAATGATGCCGACCGTGACCGATCCGCCGAAGCCGAACGGGTTGCCGATCGCCATGACCCAGTCGCCGATGCGCATGACGCTGGAATCGCCGAACTTGACGGATTTCAGCGGCTGCTTCGGCTCGACCTTCAACACCGAAAGATCGGTCTTGGTATCCGTGCCGATCAGCTTGGCCTTGAGCTTGGAGCCGTTGGCGAAATTGACCTCGATGTCGTCGGCGCCTTCGATCACGTGGTTGTTGGTGACGATATAGCCGCTGGGATCGATGACGAAGCCGGAACCGAGCGAACTGACATTGTGGTTGGGACCGCGATTGCCCTGCTGCTTATTGAAGAAATCGTTGAAGAATTCCTGGAACGGCGAGCCATCCGGCGCGCGCGGAGCCGGCCCTGCACCCTCGTCATCCTTCACGTTCTGCGAGGTCGAAATATTGACCACGGCATCGAGCAGTCCCTCGGCGAGATCGGCAACGGAAGCCGGCCCGTTGCCCGGCGCCGTCATCTGCACCGGCGGAGCCGCGGGTGCGACCGCAGCAGGAGAAACCGCTGGTGCTTGAGGCGCCGCAGGGGCCGGTGCTGCCTGTTCAGGTGTCGCTGGTGCGGGAGCGGTTTGCGCATGCGCAACACCGCTTGCGCCGACATTTGCCAGAAGGGCGGTGCCGGCCAGGAGCGCGAGCGTTCGTCTGAAGGGCGAGCGATTCGTGGGGGCCATCAAGCTTCCTCTGCTGGGGTAAAGGCGCACATACAGCATCAGCATACGGCGGAATGATGGAGGGCGAAATCACCTTTTCGCGAAATCCCCTTCCGAATGTGACCTACCCTCGCAAAAGCCAGACTCCTCCGACGCCAAGCGCCGTCGCTGCCAGGCCGAAGGCTCTCAATTGCCACTCTGGAATGCTGGGAAGAAGCTTCGCCATCCCGACAAGAAAACGAGGGGCCAGTGCATAGACCAGCCCCTCGATGATGAGGAAGAATGCAAGTCCCGTCAGGAAATCCTGCATTCTCTATATCGTCAGTTCGCCGCCGGAGCAGGCGCAGGCTGCGCGGCCGGCGGCGGCACGAGGCCGCCCGTCTGGCCGGGTACTGCAGGCTGATTGCCGTTCGAATTTTCGAAGTAGCGGAAGAACTCCGAGCTCGGCGACAGAACCAGCGTCGTATCCTGCGAGGACAGGGCCGTGGAATAGGCCGACATCGAGCGATAGAACTCGAAGAAGGCCGGATCCTTGCCGAAGGACTCTGCGAAGATGCGGTTACGATCTGCGTCACCCTGACCACGCAGGATTTCCGAGTCGCGCTGGGCATCAGCGGTGATCTCGACGACCTGACGGTCGGCGATGGCCCGGCGGCGCTGGCCTTCTTCGTTACCCTCGGCGCGAATACGCTCCGCCTCGGCCAGACGCTCTGAGCGCATGGCGTTATAGGTATTCGGAGCCACTTCCGGCGACAGGTCGGTCCGGCGAATGCGGACATCGTCGATATGCAGGCCGAGATTTTCGGCGTCGGTGCGCAGATCGTCCCGGATTTCGAGCATCATCGCCACGCGCTCTTCCGAAAGCGCGGCATTGTAGTCGCGCAGACCGTAGACGCGGCGAAGCGAGGAATCGAGCTGCGCGCGCAGACGTGCCTCGGCAGCGTCACGATCACCCGACACCGTTTCGCGGAAACGGCGCACATCCGAGATGTTGTAGATCACGAAGGCATCGACATCGAAGGTCTGGCCGTCCTGAACCTGAACGCGGATATTGTCGAGGTCGAGCCTGAGTGCGCGCTTTTCGACATATTGCACCCGGTCGGCATCCATGAAGCCGAACGGCAGCTTGAAATAGAGGCCCGGCTCGGTCTTCACCGACTGGATCTGACCGAAGCGCACGACGATCGCCTGTTGACCCGCGTTGACCACGAAGATCGACGAATAAAGAATGGCCAGAAGGATCGCGAGTGCGATGAGGATTACGGGAAGTCTGTTCGATAGCATGGTTCAACCTCCCTGCCGTGCCGGTGCCGCCGGTCGATTGATCTCGTTGAGCGGCAGGTAGGGCACGACGCCCTGCTTGTCGTCGATCACGACCTTCTTGGAGTTCTTCAAGACCTGTTCCATCGTTTCCAGGAACAGGCGCTTGCGCGTCACGTCGGGAGCTTTCGAATATTCGTCATTGATGGCGGTAAAGCGCTGGGCCTCACCTTCGGCTTCCTTGACGACGCGATCCTTGTAGGCGGCTGCGTCTTCGCGGATACGGGCGGCATCGCCTCGCGCCTGGCCGAGCTTCTGGTTCGTATAGCGGTTGGCGTCCTCGATCGTGCTGTCGCGGTCGCGGCCGGCACGCTGCACTTCTTCGAAGGCATCGGCGACTTCACGCGGCGGCGCCACGTTCTGGATCGTCACACCGGTGACGGTGATGCCCGCGCCGTAGCGGTTCATCGTATCCTGAACGATGTTGAGGACCTGTGTCTCGATCGGCTGACGATTGCTGCGGAACGCATCCTGTGCCGGACGGCGGCCGACGATCTCGCGCATGGCGCTGTCGGAAACCTGCTGCAGCGTCTCGGCTGGATTCTCGACGCCGAAGAGGTAGGCCTTCGGATCGCTGATCGTGTAGAAGACGGCAAACTGTACGTTGATGACGCTCCTGTCACCCGACAGCATCAGCCCGCTCGAAGAGCCGGCCGTGGTGGCGCCGATATTCTGCTGCTGCACCGTCACCTTGACCATCTCGACGGTTTCGAACGGCCAGAAGTGGAAATGCAGGCCCGGCATGGAAATTTCTTCCTTGGGCTTGCCGAAGCGCAGTTCCACGCCGCGCTCGTCCGGCTGGACGACGTAAATGCACTGGAAAAGCCAGAAGATCGCAATGACCGCGACGATGATCGCAACGACACCGCCGTTGAAACCGCCGGGAACGATGCCCCGCAACTGATCTTGTCCGCGACGGATGATATCTTCCAGATCGGGCGGACCGCCCTTGCCGCCGCCACCGCCGCGTGGACGGTTCGGCCCCTGCCCCCATGGTCCCTGATTGTTATTTCCGCCGCCGCCGCCCCAAGGGCCGCCGCCGCCATTCTGATTGCTCCAGGGCATCAAAACCTCGTTGTTCGTTACGTCATACACATCCGACCGCCGTGGGGGCTACCGGCGGATGCGATGGGACCGTTATAGGTATCACCGCATCTGCTTTCAACGCGGCGTCAGAAACTTGGTCAATATAATTGGAAAATAGTTCCTTTTCAGGCATCTCGACGTTCATAAACGACGAAACGCGTGGGATAGGTATCCCTCTCCCCTGCCGGAACATCAAGACTTTCGGTCGCCACCCAGGCGGCCGGATCGATGGCCGGAAAAACAGTATCGCCATCCACATCGGCCTCGACATGCGTGATGCACATGCGATCGACGAAAGCCATGGCCTGCGCGTAGATCTGCCCGCCGCCAAGGATGGAGATTTCGTTTTCGCCCTGCTTGCGGGCGAGCGCCTCGGCCATTGTGATCGCTTCGTCGAGCGAGCGGGCCATATGAACATCGGGATGGTCGATATCGGCATCCCGCGAGATCACCACGTGCTGGCGTCCCGGCAGCGGCTTTCCGCCGAAACTCTCGAAGGTCTTGCGGCCGACGACGACGGGCTTGCCCACCGTCATCGCCTTGAAGCGCTTGAGGTCTGTCGAAAGCCGCCAGGGCATGTCACCGTCGCGGCCGATGATGCCGTTGCGGGCAACGGCGACGAAGATGGTCTTGCGGATATCGGACATCGGCCTTCCCGGCTTGGAGCACGCCACGCAAACCTGTGAAGCGGTCTGCGGTAACGACATGCGAAACAGAAACCTGAAGCAGGCGATCTGAAAGATCGCGACACGCTTTAGACGGCGATCGGCGCCTTGATACTGGCATCGGCCTCATAGCCGACGAGCTCGAAATCCTCGTAGACGAAGCCGAATATATCCTTGACGTCGCGCTTGATCGCCATGCGCGGCAGCGCATGCGGCTGGCGCGTCAGCTGCAGTTTCGCCTGTTCGAAATGGTTGTGGTAGAGATGTGCATCGCCGAGCGTATGGACGAATTCGCCATATTTCAGCCCTGTCACCTGCGCCACCATCATCGTCAGCAGCGCATAGGAAGCGATGTTGAAGGGGACGCCAAGGAAGATATCGGCCGAGCGTTGGTAGAGCTGGCAGGAAAGCTTGCCGTCGGCCACATAGAACTGGAACAGGCAGTGACAGGGCGGCAGCGCCATCTCGTCCACTTCGGCCGGGTTCCAGGCCGAGACGATGTGACGGCGCGAGTTCGGATTCTTCACGAGGCCTTTGACGAGATTGTCGATCTGGTCGATATGGCCGCCATCCGGCGCCGGCCAGGAGCGCCACTGGGCACCGTAGACCGGTCCGAGATCACCGTTCTCGTCGGCCCATTCGTCCCAGATGCTGACGCCGTTTTCATGCAGGTAGCGGATATTGGTCTCGCCCTTGAGGAACCACAGGAGCTCGTGGATGATCGAGCGCAGATGCAGCTTCTTCGTCGTCAGCACCGGAAAGCCGGCATCGAGATCGAAGCGCATCTGGTGACCGAAGACCGAGCGCGTGCCGGTACCCGTACGGTCGCCGCGGTCGGTGCCGTTTTCCATCACATGGCTCAAGAGGTCGAGATATTGCTTCATGGTCGCCACCGATTCCTTTTGCGCCTAATTTAAGGGGAAAACGGCCGCAAACCAATGCGCCTTGCTGATTATCCAAGCAAAATCGCTGGAGAGCACGAAGCTTTTGTGACGTATCCCCTTTCCTTGCGATCACAAAAACACTATATCACCCGTGCCGGCTTTCGGGCCGGCTATGGCGATAAACGGGCGATGGAATAAGCCTATTGGACCCGGGGGCGGTACCCGGCGCCTCCACCAAAAACAGACGGCTTCCCTGATGGGAAAAGGACTGCTTTTGATGGGGGCGAAATAGGATCGACAAGGGTGTAAAGATCGACTTTTTGCTCGGCATGATACCGCCGTTATCGGGTCACAAGTGTAGTTGCAAACGACAACAACGCTAAGGAATACGCTCTCGCTGCCTAATGGCGGTGTGAGAATTCCGAACTAAGCCCTTACGGTTAGCCCCGTAAGGCGGGGTCCGAAGGCACCTGGCAACAGAAGCCTTCACCTTCTCCCCTTTTTCGACGAAATCATGTATGCTGATGGGTGCATGAATCGGCTTGCGCCTTTCCCAAAGCGGCCGGACGTGCCATAGAAGTTCGTGAAAAGACTTCCAAACCGACGAAAGACAGGAAAAGCATGGGGCAGGATCATATCCGCTACGACATTCTGGCACAGGACGCGTTGCGCGGTGTCATCCGCAAGGTCTTGACCGAAGTCGCAACGACGGGCCGTCTGCCCGGCGACCATCACTTCTTCATTACGTTTCTGACCGGTGCTCCCGGCGTGCGCATCTCGCAGCACCTGAAGTCCAAATATCCTGAGCAGATGACCATCGTCATCCAGCACCAGTTCTGGGAACTGAAAATTACGGAATCCCACTTCGAGATCGGTCTGTCCTTCTCGGACGTGCCGGAAAAGCTCGTCATTCCCTTCAATGCCATCAGAGGCTTCTACGACCCCTCGGTCAATTTCGAGCTGGAGTTCGATGTGCCGCTGAGCGATGGCGAGGAACTGCCGGCAGCCGAGATCACCGCCTA
This genomic window contains:
- the ilvN gene encoding acetolactate synthase small subunit, encoding MNAHLQPTGSAYFISPETAAVENHTLSVLVDNEPGVLARVIGLFSGRGYNIESLTVSETEHAAHLSRITVVTRGTPQVLEQIKAQLERIVPVHRVVDLTVRARELGQDRPIEREVALLKLIGSGETRAETLRLADAFHAKVVDATIDHFILEITGKSSKIDQFIAIMKPLGLIEVCRTGIAAMNRGAQGM
- a CDS encoding acetolactate synthase 3 large subunit — protein: MASTDNQADSNRMTGAEIVLRALKDNGVEHIFGYPGGAVLPIYDEIFQQEEIKHILVRHEQGAGHAAEGYARSTGKVGVMLVTSGPGATNAVTPLQDALMDSVPLVCLSGQVPTSLIGSDAFQECDTVGITRPCTKHNWLVKDVNELAAVIHEAFRIAQSGRPGPVVVDIPKDVQFATGTYTPPADHAIQKSYQPKVQGDINQIHAAIELMANARRPILYTGGGVVNSGPEASRMLRELVELTDFPITSTLMGLGAYPASGKNWLKMLGMHGSYEANMAMHDCDVMVCIGARFDDRITGRLNAFSPNSKKIHIDIDPSSINKNVRVDLGIRGDVGNVLEDMIRLWRALPKKPEKGRLDAWWADIARWRARNSFAYTKSNDVIMPQYALERLYELTKDRDTYITTEVGQHQMWAAQFYGFEHPNRWMTSGGLGTMGYGLPAALGVQIAHPESLVIDIAGDASIQMCIQEMSAAIQHNAPIKIFIMNNQYMGMVRQWQQLLHGNRLSNSYTEAMPDFVKLAEAYGAVGLRCEKPDDLDATIQEMIDVKKPVIVDCRVANLANCFPMIPSGKAHNEMLLPDEATDEAVANAIDAKGRQLV
- a CDS encoding DUF87 domain-containing protein; this translates as MLNNDMMTTGKAGEQDRRDSLTPGNRFLGRVVACSGSRATIAAVAEAGGTDLTELWSVGRLISISVGRNRVVALVFSMNTGNQGWGEGQDNVFRIETELLGEVRVDEDGREEFSTGISCYPHLGAIAHRIRAADLMRIYDAGKGATAVIGNLTQDESIEAAIHVPSMLSKHFAVVGSTGVGKSTAVSLLLHKAIEADPKLRVLILDPHNEFAAAFPKHAVTIDTDTLDLPFWLMRLEEFAEVVFRGRPPVPEELDMLRDILPEAKRAFRGSDSSLVRRQTEKSSITADTPVPYRIADLLALIDERIGRLEGRTEKPFLRSLKMRIIAAINDPRYHFMFSNNTISDTITETIAQIFRIPGDNRPICTFQLAGIPSEVVNSVASVLCRMAFEIALWSEGAIHMLVVCEEAHRYIPSDPNLGFVPTRQAIARIAKEGRKYGVSLGIITQRPGELDQTILSQCSTLFAMRLANDRDQEIIRSAIPNSSISTTSFISSIGNGEAIAFGEAIRVPMRMRFLRVDDSLLPKAHSATSKHAEEDPDTVDLRRIVTRMRAITSGPDISTFQQSYSSAMTDYEPDEDFEDEDAAQPYAAPSATEAPLEPYRPALLPQTRAPLPEPPPLSPQTSIDARLEALRREMRRDEQPKPAFGEQTSQPRREGGMSLRESILKKPLSSLYNKD
- a CDS encoding phosphoglycerate mutase family protein, whose translation is MREIYLVRHAETMPDPERPPASWALTEAGRTVAASLKGLLPELVFSSPEAKAMQTARQLTHLEVTAVEEFREHRADKVAWISSDDFAISVERYFSDRENRVWGDSHAETAARFRAGLSHIASQLDGATRCTVVSHGRILCSFLGNLSGTSGYELWKLLTMPTVIKLAVADETMRIEAISYFH
- the miaA gene encoding tRNA (adenosine(37)-N6)-dimethylallyltransferase MiaA; translated protein: MMENLLSTLNAILITGPTASGKSALAVELAKQHGGVVINADSMQVYDTLRVLTARPSEEDMEGVPHHLYGHVPAGQAYSTGAWLRDVTALLPRIRAEGKLPVFVGGTGLYFKALTGGLSEMPVIPEAIRQRLRGRLLQQGPEALYADLAKADPAVAGSLNPQDGQRIVRALEVFEATGQSIAEFQGQAGPVIVDPETARKIVVLPDRAVLHQRINGRFEKMLEQGAEEEVKALLALDLPAEMPVMKAIGVSQIAAMLRSEMSRSEVIERGAAATRQYAKRQMTWFRNQMDESWERLT